One genomic window of Mus musculus strain C57BL/6J chromosome 4, GRCm38.p6 C57BL/6J includes the following:
- the Trmo gene encoding tRNA (adenine(37)-N6)-methyltransferase isoform 1 (isoform 1 is encoded by transcript variant 1) produces the protein MRGLEKQGSCATAAPCGCVQPALEAGNLLTEPIGYLESCFPAKIGTPRQPSICSHSRACLKIRKNIFNNPEHSLMGLEEFSHVWILFVFHKNGHLNYKAKVQPPRLNGAKTGVFSTRSPHRPNAIGLTLAKLEKVEGGAVYLSGVDMIDGTPVLDIKPYIADYDSPQNLSVHNDHHKLRAEAQVDGTANSCDQLLLSGRGKVQPRQSTKERPKCLEDRTSGENSQKSRDMSEIQHTLPEDRERALDLALEPSRGESMDMPENQLGPPELKSFLEEGTDRPRKVEGALVLPGSSAETQWDASYRARTADRVPYSVVPSWVTEAPVAPLQVRFTPHAEMDLRKLNSGDASQPSFKYFHSAEEAKRAIEAVLSADPRSVYRRKLCEDRLFFFTVDTAHVTCWFGDGFAEVVRIKLASESVQTVLPPSPSPNGREEQSSVEEEVQQRAGPSRRAAPRAASMLLTPQSSSLATSALTHWAISLPPLPQGLVFS, from the exons ATGCGCGGCTTGGAGAAGCAGGGCTCGTGTGCTACGGCGGCCCCATGTGGGTGCGTTCAGCCGGCCCTGGAGGCAG GGAATCTTTTAACTGAGCCAATAGGGTACTTGGAATCATGTTTCCCAGCCAAGATTGGCACTCCAAGGCAGCCATCCATCTGTAGCCACTCCAGAGCCTGTTTGAAGATCAGAAAGAACATCTTTAATAACCCTGAGCATTCCTTGATGGGCCTAGAAGAGTTTTCTCATGTTTG gattttgtttgtttttcacaaaaATGGCCATTTGAACTACAAGGCAAAAGTGCAGCCGCCCAGGCTGAATGGGGCAAAGACTGGAGTGTTCTCCACACGGAGCCCTCATCGCCCTAATGCCATAGGGCTGACGCTGGCCAAGCTGGAGAAGGTGGAAG GTGGAGCTGTCTACCTGTCTGGAGTTGACATGATAGACGGCACACCTGTGCTAGACATAAAGCCCTACATTGCTGACTACGACTCACCACAGAACCTCAGTGTACACAATGACCACCATAAGCTGAGGGCTGAGGCCCAGGTTGATGGCACGGCCAACAGTTGTGACCAGCTGCTGCTCTCAGGGCGTGGGAAAGTACAGCCTCGCCAGAGCACCAAGGAGAGACCGAAATGCCTTGAAGACAGGACCTCAGGAGAAAACTCTCAGAAGTCCAGAGACATGTCAGAAATCCAGCACACTTtgccagaagacagagagagagcgttGGATCTGGCACTGGAACCAAGCCGAGGTGAGAGCATGGATATGCCCGAAAATCAGCTTGGCCCACCGGAACTGAAGAGCTTTCTGGAAGAAGGCACAGATAGACCAAGGAAAGTAGAAGGTGCCTTGGTCCTGCCGGGGAGCAGTGCAGAAACACAGTGGGATGCTTCCTACCGTGCCAGGACAGCTGACAGAGTGCCCTACAGTGTTGTCCCCAGCTGGGTGACAGAGGCTCCTGTAGCCCCTTTACAAGTCCGGTTTACTCCTCACGCAGAGATGGATCTGAGGAAGCTCAATTCAGGAG ATGCTAGTCAGCCGTCATTTAAGTACTTCCACTCCGCAGAGGAAGCCAAGCGTGCCATTGAGGCTGTGCTGTCAGCAGATCCTCGGTCTGTGTACCGCCGGAAGCTCTGCGAGGACCGCCTTTTCTTCTTCACTGTGGACACAGCACATGTCACCTGCTGGTTTGGTGATGGCTTCGCAGAGGTTGTGAGGATTAAACTGGCTTCTGAGTCTGTTCAG ACTgtactccctccctctccctctcccaacgGAAGAGAAGAACAATCATCAGTGGAAGAGGAGGTGCAGCAGAGAGCCGGACCCAGCAGGAGAGCAGCACCTAGAGCCGCTTCAATGCTCCTGACGCCCCAGTCCTCTAGCCTGGCCacaagtgcccttacccactgggccatctcactgcCCCCTCTCCCCCAAGGCCTGGTCTTTTCCTGA
- the Trmo gene encoding tRNA (adenine(37)-N6)-methyltransferase isoform 2 (isoform 2 is encoded by transcript variant 2), with product MRGLEKQGSCATAAPCGCVQPALEAGNLLTEPIGYLESCFPAKIGTPRQPSICSHSRACLKIRKNIFNNPEHSLMGLEEFSHVWILFVFHKNGHLNYKAKVQPPRLNGAKTGVFSTRSPHRPNAIGLTLAKLEKVEGGAVYLSGVDMIDGTPVLDIKPYIADYDSPQNLSVHNDHHKLRAEAQVDGTANSCDQLLLSGRGKVQPRQSTKERPKCLEDRTSGENSQKSRDMSEIQHTLPEDRERALDLALEPSRGESMDMPENQLGPPELKSFLEEGTDRPRKVEGALVLPGSSAETQWDASYRARTADRVPYSVVPSWVTEAPVAPLQVRFTPHAEMDLRKLNSGDASQPSFKYFHSAEEAKRAIEAVLSADPRSVYRRKLCEDRLFFFTVDTAHVTCWFGDGFAEVVRIKLASESVQVADPEESLAALGS from the exons ATGCGCGGCTTGGAGAAGCAGGGCTCGTGTGCTACGGCGGCCCCATGTGGGTGCGTTCAGCCGGCCCTGGAGGCAG GGAATCTTTTAACTGAGCCAATAGGGTACTTGGAATCATGTTTCCCAGCCAAGATTGGCACTCCAAGGCAGCCATCCATCTGTAGCCACTCCAGAGCCTGTTTGAAGATCAGAAAGAACATCTTTAATAACCCTGAGCATTCCTTGATGGGCCTAGAAGAGTTTTCTCATGTTTG gattttgtttgtttttcacaaaaATGGCCATTTGAACTACAAGGCAAAAGTGCAGCCGCCCAGGCTGAATGGGGCAAAGACTGGAGTGTTCTCCACACGGAGCCCTCATCGCCCTAATGCCATAGGGCTGACGCTGGCCAAGCTGGAGAAGGTGGAAG GTGGAGCTGTCTACCTGTCTGGAGTTGACATGATAGACGGCACACCTGTGCTAGACATAAAGCCCTACATTGCTGACTACGACTCACCACAGAACCTCAGTGTACACAATGACCACCATAAGCTGAGGGCTGAGGCCCAGGTTGATGGCACGGCCAACAGTTGTGACCAGCTGCTGCTCTCAGGGCGTGGGAAAGTACAGCCTCGCCAGAGCACCAAGGAGAGACCGAAATGCCTTGAAGACAGGACCTCAGGAGAAAACTCTCAGAAGTCCAGAGACATGTCAGAAATCCAGCACACTTtgccagaagacagagagagagcgttGGATCTGGCACTGGAACCAAGCCGAGGTGAGAGCATGGATATGCCCGAAAATCAGCTTGGCCCACCGGAACTGAAGAGCTTTCTGGAAGAAGGCACAGATAGACCAAGGAAAGTAGAAGGTGCCTTGGTCCTGCCGGGGAGCAGTGCAGAAACACAGTGGGATGCTTCCTACCGTGCCAGGACAGCTGACAGAGTGCCCTACAGTGTTGTCCCCAGCTGGGTGACAGAGGCTCCTGTAGCCCCTTTACAAGTCCGGTTTACTCCTCACGCAGAGATGGATCTGAGGAAGCTCAATTCAGGAG ATGCTAGTCAGCCGTCATTTAAGTACTTCCACTCCGCAGAGGAAGCCAAGCGTGCCATTGAGGCTGTGCTGTCAGCAGATCCTCGGTCTGTGTACCGCCGGAAGCTCTGCGAGGACCGCCTTTTCTTCTTCACTGTGGACACAGCACATGTCACCTGCTGGTTTGGTGATGGCTTCGCAGAGGTTGTGAGGATTAAACTGGCTTCTGAGTCTGTTCAGGTGGCTGACCCTGAGGAATCCTTGGCGGCCCTGGGGTCTTGA
- the Trmo gene encoding tRNA (adenine(37)-N6)-methyltransferase isoform X2, which translates to MGLEEFSHVWILFVFHKNGHLNYKAKVQPPRLNGAKTGVFSTRSPHRPNAIGLTLAKLEKVEGGAVYLSGVDMIDGTPVLDIKPYIADYDSPQNLSVHNDHHKLRAEAQVDGTANSCDQLLLSGRGKVQPRQSTKERPKCLEDRTSGENSQKSRDMSEIQHTLPEDRERALDLALEPSRGESMDMPENQLGPPELKSFLEEGTDRPRKVEGALVLPGSSAETQWDASYRARTADRVPYSVVPSWVTEAPVAPLQVRFTPHAEMDLRKLNSGDASQPSFKYFHSAEEAKRAIEAVLSADPRSVYRRKLCEDRLFFFTVDTAHVTCWFGDGFAEVVRIKLASESVQVADPEESLAALGS; encoded by the exons ATGGGCCTAGAAGAGTTTTCTCATGTTTG gattttgtttgtttttcacaaaaATGGCCATTTGAACTACAAGGCAAAAGTGCAGCCGCCCAGGCTGAATGGGGCAAAGACTGGAGTGTTCTCCACACGGAGCCCTCATCGCCCTAATGCCATAGGGCTGACGCTGGCCAAGCTGGAGAAGGTGGAAG GTGGAGCTGTCTACCTGTCTGGAGTTGACATGATAGACGGCACACCTGTGCTAGACATAAAGCCCTACATTGCTGACTACGACTCACCACAGAACCTCAGTGTACACAATGACCACCATAAGCTGAGGGCTGAGGCCCAGGTTGATGGCACGGCCAACAGTTGTGACCAGCTGCTGCTCTCAGGGCGTGGGAAAGTACAGCCTCGCCAGAGCACCAAGGAGAGACCGAAATGCCTTGAAGACAGGACCTCAGGAGAAAACTCTCAGAAGTCCAGAGACATGTCAGAAATCCAGCACACTTtgccagaagacagagagagagcgttGGATCTGGCACTGGAACCAAGCCGAGGTGAGAGCATGGATATGCCCGAAAATCAGCTTGGCCCACCGGAACTGAAGAGCTTTCTGGAAGAAGGCACAGATAGACCAAGGAAAGTAGAAGGTGCCTTGGTCCTGCCGGGGAGCAGTGCAGAAACACAGTGGGATGCTTCCTACCGTGCCAGGACAGCTGACAGAGTGCCCTACAGTGTTGTCCCCAGCTGGGTGACAGAGGCTCCTGTAGCCCCTTTACAAGTCCGGTTTACTCCTCACGCAGAGATGGATCTGAGGAAGCTCAATTCAGGAG ATGCTAGTCAGCCGTCATTTAAGTACTTCCACTCCGCAGAGGAAGCCAAGCGTGCCATTGAGGCTGTGCTGTCAGCAGATCCTCGGTCTGTGTACCGCCGGAAGCTCTGCGAGGACCGCCTTTTCTTCTTCACTGTGGACACAGCACATGTCACCTGCTGGTTTGGTGATGGCTTCGCAGAGGTTGTGAGGATTAAACTGGCTTCTGAGTCTGTTCAGGTGGCTGACCCTGAGGAATCCTTGGCGGCCCTGGGGTCTTGA
- the Trmo gene encoding tRNA (adenine(37)-N6)-methyltransferase isoform X1: MLASNSEICPPLHPERHLRHTPPHWAIKRNLLTEPIGYLESCFPAKIGTPRQPSICSHSRACLKIRKNIFNNPEHSLMGLEEFSHVWILFVFHKNGHLNYKAKVQPPRLNGAKTGVFSTRSPHRPNAIGLTLAKLEKVEGGAVYLSGVDMIDGTPVLDIKPYIADYDSPQNLSVHNDHHKLRAEAQVDGTANSCDQLLLSGRGKVQPRQSTKERPKCLEDRTSGENSQKSRDMSEIQHTLPEDRERALDLALEPSRGESMDMPENQLGPPELKSFLEEGTDRPRKVEGALVLPGSSAETQWDASYRARTADRVPYSVVPSWVTEAPVAPLQVRFTPHAEMDLRKLNSGDASQPSFKYFHSAEEAKRAIEAVLSADPRSVYRRKLCEDRLFFFTVDTAHVTCWFGDGFAEVVRIKLASESVQVADPEESLAALGS, encoded by the exons AtgttggcttcaaattcagagatctgcccacctttGCATCCTGAGAGGCATctaaggcatacaccaccacactgGGCCATAAAAA GGAATCTTTTAACTGAGCCAATAGGGTACTTGGAATCATGTTTCCCAGCCAAGATTGGCACTCCAAGGCAGCCATCCATCTGTAGCCACTCCAGAGCCTGTTTGAAGATCAGAAAGAACATCTTTAATAACCCTGAGCATTCCTTGATGGGCCTAGAAGAGTTTTCTCATGTTTG gattttgtttgtttttcacaaaaATGGCCATTTGAACTACAAGGCAAAAGTGCAGCCGCCCAGGCTGAATGGGGCAAAGACTGGAGTGTTCTCCACACGGAGCCCTCATCGCCCTAATGCCATAGGGCTGACGCTGGCCAAGCTGGAGAAGGTGGAAG GTGGAGCTGTCTACCTGTCTGGAGTTGACATGATAGACGGCACACCTGTGCTAGACATAAAGCCCTACATTGCTGACTACGACTCACCACAGAACCTCAGTGTACACAATGACCACCATAAGCTGAGGGCTGAGGCCCAGGTTGATGGCACGGCCAACAGTTGTGACCAGCTGCTGCTCTCAGGGCGTGGGAAAGTACAGCCTCGCCAGAGCACCAAGGAGAGACCGAAATGCCTTGAAGACAGGACCTCAGGAGAAAACTCTCAGAAGTCCAGAGACATGTCAGAAATCCAGCACACTTtgccagaagacagagagagagcgttGGATCTGGCACTGGAACCAAGCCGAGGTGAGAGCATGGATATGCCCGAAAATCAGCTTGGCCCACCGGAACTGAAGAGCTTTCTGGAAGAAGGCACAGATAGACCAAGGAAAGTAGAAGGTGCCTTGGTCCTGCCGGGGAGCAGTGCAGAAACACAGTGGGATGCTTCCTACCGTGCCAGGACAGCTGACAGAGTGCCCTACAGTGTTGTCCCCAGCTGGGTGACAGAGGCTCCTGTAGCCCCTTTACAAGTCCGGTTTACTCCTCACGCAGAGATGGATCTGAGGAAGCTCAATTCAGGAG ATGCTAGTCAGCCGTCATTTAAGTACTTCCACTCCGCAGAGGAAGCCAAGCGTGCCATTGAGGCTGTGCTGTCAGCAGATCCTCGGTCTGTGTACCGCCGGAAGCTCTGCGAGGACCGCCTTTTCTTCTTCACTGTGGACACAGCACATGTCACCTGCTGGTTTGGTGATGGCTTCGCAGAGGTTGTGAGGATTAAACTGGCTTCTGAGTCTGTTCAGGTGGCTGACCCTGAGGAATCCTTGGCGGCCCTGGGGTCTTGA
- the Hemgn gene encoding hemogen — MDMGKGRPRLKLPQMPEAHPQKSCAPDIIGSWSLRNREQLRKRKAEAQGRQTSQWLLGEQKKRKYQRTGKGNKRGRKRQGNVEQKAEPWSQTERERVQEVLVSAEEETEHPGNSATEALPLVPSPTKAVPADQCSEAHQESIQCQERAIQNHSQTHLSPTTCQGIAVLQHSPKMCQDMAEPEVFSPNMCQETAVPQTYPPKALEEMAAAEPLSPKMCQETTVSPNHSSKVPQDMAGPEALSPNMCQEPTVPQEHTLKMCHDVARPEVLSPKTHQEMAVPKAFPCVTPGDAAGLEGCAPKALPQSDVAEGCPLDTTPTSVTPEQTTSDPDLGMAVTEGFFSEARECTVSEGVSTKTHQEAVEPEFISHETYKEFTVPIVSSQKTIQESPEPEQYSPETCQPIPGPENYSLETCHEMSGPEDLSIKTCQDREEPKHSLPEGAQKVGGAQGQDADAQDSENAGAFSQDFTEMEEENKADQDPEAPASPQGSQETCPENGIYSSALF, encoded by the exons ACATCATTGGATCTTGGAGTCTGAGAAACAGAGAacaactgaggaagagaaaagctgAGGCCCAGGGGAGGCAGACATCACAATGGCTCCTTGG AGAACAGAAAAAACGCAAGTATCAGAgaacaggaaaaggaaataaaagaggcCGAAAGAGACAAGGGAACGTGGAGCAAAAGGCAGAGCCTTGGTCAcaaacagaaagggaaagggtGCAAGAGGTATTGGTATCTGCTGAGGAAGAAACCGAGCACCCTGGGAACTCTGCAACTGAAGCCCTCCCCTTGGTCCCATCCCCCACAAAAGCTGTGCCTGCAGATCAGTGTTCTGAAGCACACCAAGAAAGCATTCAATGTCAAGAAAGAGCAATACAGAACCATTCTCAAACACACCTCTCTCCTACCACATGCCAAGGAATAGCAGTACTTCAACATTCTCCTAAAATGTGCCAAGATATGGCCGAACCTGAGGTATTCTCTCCTAACATGTGCCAGGAGACAGCTGTGCCCCAAACCTATCCTCCCAAAGCACTTGAAGAAATGGCTGCAGCCGAGCCACTCTCTCCTAAAATGTGCCAGGAAACAACTGTGTCCCCAAACCATTCTTCCAAAGTGCCCCAAGATATGGCTGGACCTGAGGCTCTCTCTCCTAACATGTGCCAGGAACCAACTGTGCCTCAAGAACATACTTTGAAAATGTGCCATGATGTGGCCAGACCTGAAGTCCTCTCTCCTAAAACACATCAAGAGATGGCTGTTCCAAAAGCCTTTCCCTGTGTAACACCTGGAGATGCTGCTGGCCTGGAAGGATGCGCCCCAAAAGCCCTCCCCCAATCAGATGTCGCTGAAGGCTGTCCACTTGACACAACCCCCACGTCAGTCACACCAGAACAAACCACTTCCGACCCAGATCTGGGAATGGCTGTGACTGAAGGCTTCTTTTCTGAAGCCAGAGAATGCACTGTTTCTGAAGGCGTTTCTACAAAGACACACCAAGAAGCAGTTGAACCTGAATTCATTTCTCACGAGACTTATAAAGAATTCACTGTGCCTATAGTTTCTTCTCAGAAAACAATCCAAGAATCACCTGAGCCTGAACAATATTCACCTGAAACATGTCAACCAATACCTGGGCCTGAGAACTATTCACTGGAAACCTGCCATGAAATGTCGGGGCCTGAAGACCTCTCTATCAAGACCTGTCAGGACAGGGAGGAGCCTAAACACAGCCTTCCAGAAGGAGCCCAGAAAGTAGGTGGGGCCCAAGGGCAGGACGCTGATGCACAGGACAGCGAGAACGCTGGTGCTTTCTCTCAAG attttacagaaatggaggaagaaaacaaagcagatCAAGATCCGGAAGCTCCAGCAAGCCCACAAGGTTCTCAAGAGACCTGCCCAGAAAATGGCATCTACAGCTCTGCTCTATTTTAA